One Zonotrichia albicollis isolate bZonAlb1 chromosome 14, bZonAlb1.hap1, whole genome shotgun sequence genomic window, CCTCTGAATGACTGAGCCTCTACTAGACATAAAACTTCCTGTGGTATTTTGGTAATCCAATGATATGCAGATTGCTATGATTTATCTGCACTGTGGAGTTGGAATGACTGGAGATGGCTGCTGTGGCTCTCACAGGCGTTCTCAGCACATGGAACAGTTTGAATGTGTGGAATGCATTACCAGCTCCTCCATAGGCACAGGCAATTCCAGAAttctgctgtgctcctgctgtccTTAAATTCAATTTCCCACAGATAATGAAGCAAACTGTGCAGAGGAGGAGATCTGGGGGAAGTGGCTTGCAATTGCAGTGGGTTCTggggttttggttggttgggtgttctttttctttggaggtATTGCTAGTGGGTAAAAAAAACCTTAACTCTGAATAGTTAGAAGTTAATACAGTAAAATTCTCTGTAGCTGTAATAAGAAATCTGTGCTAATTGGAGAAGTGATACATTTTTAGAAATGTACTCATAAAACAGATTTCTATTGCAACATTTCTCCCTTATGTTGTTACAAGCATACAGGGCAAACCGTAGTTCATAGGTtcaaaaataaactgaaattttATTACTGTGTCTGAATAATACTATTGttttaaatgcaattttattataACCTCAGGATCCTACCttccattttgttttttctttccatttaaagATGGTTCTTCAGGGACACAAGAAAGTCACAGACTTGCAGCAAAATCAGGGAATATTCACAGACCTCCTACTGCCATATAAATTTAGATACACTGGctaaatatttttccatatgCTAGCACATTAGGATTTCTTTATGCTTGAGATCTAATCTATGTAATCCAATGTATCCCTGGGTAGGTAGCAGGGAACTAAATTTGTAGTTTTATTCTGCTAATGTACTGTGTGTTTTGTACTGGAAATGTGCAATGCCTGCTGATTCTTTAACTCACGGTGTGATTCCATTTTAGACAAAAATAGAATCGGAACGGATAATAGGTTCAGTGGGTAAGAAAGTTCCACAAGAAATTGgaataaaagtgaaaaatcaCTCCAGTGGCCTCTCCTTGGTACACAGTAGGGATTTTAAACAACTGCTGCAAGGGATCACTGGGGAATCTCCACTGAGACTGTCAGAAATGAATGTTAAAGAATTTGCTGGATTCCACATAGGACTTTTAAACAAGGTAAACAGCACTGTGATCTTGCATGACTAAGCAGTTAATCTCATCTGTTTTATATGGGTAACTTGTATGGATTTAGTGTAGAAGGAAGTACTTTTGCTGAACTGTGATGAGTACAGCGTAGACATAAAGAAGGAGAAGagtaaatgcaatttttttgcaCTTGATTTTGGGACACTGTTTGAAACCCCCATGGTAGTAAATGAAAATTACTGTGTTTTAAGTGCCAGCCTCTGCAAAAGACAGCTATTGTTGTTCATCCACAAATTAATGTGCTTACTCTTAATGGAGCTGAAAGCACTAATGCTGAATAAGGTCATGTTGAAAAGACAGCCACTGAGCTGCTTGTATCCAGTTATGAAGCTCTAAAGTTGCTTAACATCTTTTAAAAGTTAATGTTATTATAGTTCTTAGTGGAATTTCTCCATGCATGAGAACTGATGGATTAACTGAGAGTTACTGATTTTGTTACAAAACTAGGATTTGAAGCCACAGGCATTCAGAAATGCCTATGATATTCCTCGTCGCAGTCTTCTAGACCAGCTAACGAGAATGAGAACCAACCTTCTGAAAACACACAGGCTTATCTTGGGGCAGGATGAAGGTAAGCAATCACAGCTCTTCATTAGCAGTTTGAAGAGAATACAGCTATTTTTGTTGTTTCCTTAAGGTAGTGGATCTTGATGTGGGAACAGAGGTTGCTATTGCATCTCTTGCTGAGTCAGACAATGTCCTTTTCTTGACtctgaaggggaaggaaggaaatcttTGCCTTCTGTCATGCAAGATGTCATGCTGgctttgaaatttaaaaataaattccatgGGAGAGCTTTCATATTCACCAGGGTTCAGTAGAAATGTGTTATGAAGTGATGAGGGCTTAAGGCAGAGAGGAGCTCTCTTTGTTTTTTGTGAGATGCTGGTGATCTAAAGATGCAGTTGTCGGCATAGAAATTAAGCTTGCTTGGTTTTTATTCTTCTTATTATTAGGCTTATTTCCACAATTGTAGTCTTAGCTCATCCTCTGTAGTCAAAAGAAATAATCAGTTCAGGTTCTTAAATGCTAACATTTGGGGCATGAAGTTTGTATTGCCTTAATTTTAAGACTAAATTAAGATCTCTTTTCTGTTGCAGACTGCCTTCATAGTGTTCCTGTTGCTCAGATGGGAAATTACCAGGAATACCTGAAAATGATGCCTTCACCTCTTCGGGAAATTGACCCAGATCAACCAAAAAGACTCCATACATTTGGCAATCCATTTAAGCAGGACAAGAAGGTAGGAGGGGCCTTGctgcctgctgtgcctttgtATTTAATGCAACTTGAAATAATTTgtgtgtagggggatagaatataagaaaataaagatagtgtagaaagtaatcttacccccaaggagttacagctgggccagttatcaaagattaggaacaggccttactttaacaggccacagctgtaaccagtGAGAAGAGAGTGCTATAAAGAGTGGGTTGGTTGGTTgagaggggaactggagtcagttggctgctttgtgaagaagaaagagtcagtgctttgaggagctgcccacgagaaacaccaagaaggtgtGGAACTTACACAataaggagacaacagtatggaacccctgcaatacGATGACAACATTTGTGCATAGAATttctcccccacagcaacaatATATTGCTAACCTTTGCAGCCTGTGGAAGGAGGGATGTCTCCCATATGGTGCAAGAGGAATGTGTATGGAATTGTGCTGCTTTACAGAGTGGCACTGGGCTCTCTCTGGTTACGTTGGGTGTCTCTGTTCTGAGAGCTGTCAAGTGTTCTGAAAGCCACTCGAGTGAACGCAGAGGGACTCAACTCATCAGTGGATTGGTGAAACAGTTGCTGCTTTGTACTGCTGCTGATATTATTACTCCATTTCAGGGTATGATGATAGATGAGGCCGATGAGTTTGTGGCCGGGCCCCAGAACAAGATCAAGCGTCCCGGGGAGCCGAACACGCCGGCGTCGCTGAAGCGGCGGCGCAGCCTCTCCCCGCTGCTGCGGCGCCCGCAGGCACCGCCCGCCGTCACCAACCACGTGGGGGGCAAGGGGCccccccctgctcctggctccccCTCCTACCTGAGCCTCAAGGGGGTCCCAGCTAGTAAAGGTATGCTGGGCTCTGGTGCAGCAGCTCGGGTGGTGGAGGGGTctggggaggaagggaaaaggctCTGCCAGCGTGTCCGTGCGTCGCTGTTATGTGGGAGTGGGTTTCTTCTGTTGGCTTAGGTGAACAGGTTGCTGCTACAGCTAATGaaatctgaaattaaaataactATTTGGAGATAGAAAGTATCTCAGATCAGCttgtagtttttctttgtgtaTTCTGTGCTGAAGAAGGAAAGTTAAAATACAGTTGTTTCCCACAAATAGGAATTTTCATACCCACCTATTGCAGCAAAGAGTCAGAAGAAAACTCTGTTAGCTGgtttggggaagagaaggaagacaTGAGTTTCACTTAGGAGTCATGACATTGCACTAGGAATACAGAACATGGTGACTTAACAGTAATGATAGGAGATGCAGCAGTTAGTCCAGTAATTATTCCTTTGGTCACATCCACAGCTGAATAAAAGTATTGGAGTGTTGTTCAGTCCTGTCAGATTGCTACACGGCACTTCAGACAAAAAGGATACAGAACTACTTCTGTTTGGTTCTTTTGATGCTGCACTTATGCACCAGTaagttttgtatttttcacTTGTAGATACCAGTAACAATGTTGTCCAAGATGGCAATGGagagaagaaagcagaaaattgtCAGTCAATGGAGAAGCAAATTGATGGCTTACCTGTGCAAATGGCTCCTGTGGTTCCTGCTGCTGTGAGAGAGGATGAGATGTTACCCAATGACTTGGACTCCTTGCCTGTTGAGTTCAATTGTTTAAGTGAAGATGGGTTGGATCACAAACCTGGTACCAACGCACTTGTTCGAGGGCCTGTGAATTACAGTGTGAGTGGAGATGACCAAAAGCGGGCCATGGAGTCTACTTCTGAATCTGTGCcaaattcctttaaaataacACCTACCATGTTGGAGGGAAGCAATGCTGACATCAAAATTAAAGTGATGAAAGAGGTTCGCAAACCTGGAAGAAGTAAGTTACTTGGGTTTCTTTACTTCAGTACTATATATTTTATGTGGTGTGAGAGAGAGGACTTTTCCTGGAATGAAAGGAGCTATTTTCAATATACACACTACTTCAGATTTTGAGTAATTTCTGGTTGCTCATAAATAAGCAATGGAGGGGCAAAAAAGGAGGAGATGCTGAGCAGGTGAGTTGAAGTTTAGATTTGTGCTTGGGAGATTGAGTGCCAAGGCACCCTGGTTTGCCCTTGAAGACAGGTTAACTGGTGTGAGAGGTGCCCTGTAAAGGCAGCACCTTTCagaggttttggttttgttacaAATGATCTAATGAGACTGAATACTCTGCCTTAGGCTGCTCCTGTCTACACAAAGTGTACTTGTTGCTCTGTGTCCATCAAAACTCCCTTTTGCATGGCAAAGGCACATCTCTCTAAGGGTGTGCATTTTGGAATATGCTTGAAAAGGAATAGTAACAGTTCATAgcagagtgattttttttttaaaaattgtgagACTAATTAGTGATGAAACACTAAAAGTTGCAAACTCTTAAGAACTGAAGACTAAAAGTTGACAGTCTGCAAAGCTGGCTCATCCAATTTTATACCAAATTCATGCCTAGTAAATGGTGATGGAGAGTGAAACTGTTCAGTGTGAGTCACCTGTCTTGCTGCAGAATTCAAGCTGTCATCAGAGAAAGAAGCTAAATTGTAGTGACTTGAATATGTAATTTGTTCAGAGGTCTCaccatttgtgctccctctgcTTGCTGCATCACTCTGAGCAGACTCTCGATCACAGCACCATAAATGTATTCATACAGGGGTCAGTTATGGGAAACAATGAAACAATGCTGGTTTTAAATTTGTTTCCAATTTATTATGTCCAGTTTATTCTTTGCAGTGGACATATTTACCTTGTACCAATGGGACAGTGTTGTGCTCACACTAAGAGTTGATAATTTGTCTTTCTGGAGATGTAATGGCATCTTGTGCTTGCAGAAACAATGGCTTCAGGGCCAGATCAGGGTTTGGTGGCCCTCTGTGTGTAACTGTGATCATGGAAATGGGAGGCTTCTCTCTACCAGCCTGCATTTGCTGAGAATAAATGTTcctacctgctgctttttaaggAGAACCTTAATCTTTGGTGTCACAATTGAATTCCCAGATCGTCAGTGTTActttaaattattctgtcacCTGTGTTCTGCTCTTAAAGCTAGTGCAGGTGTTTTCCTTGCCTTATGTGTTTTATCACACAGAGATACATGAAACTgagctttgtttttccttcttgccTCTTGAGCTTTTCTGCAATTTTATCTGCAACATTCATTTTTAATACTTGGTTgaatttttatctctttttttagattatgaaaaaatattttctcttcttgAGGAGGTGCAAGGACCTGTGGAAATTCAGAAGTATTTCATTGAATTTGCTATCAAGGAAGCAGCAAGGTTTGTATAGATAGAAGTCataaatttaatattaattttgatCATGATAGTAAATAATAAACTTTATCAGTGCTAGTATTCTGTTTTgatatatttaaattataattCTTTTAGTGGTCAAACTACTGTTACATTTTTATGTAGTAAATGACATTAAAGTTTAAATATGAATTAGGAAGGTAACAGGTTGTTCTTGAAGAGAACAAATAGGAGTGGCTTGGGGAGGGGCAGATGTAGTAAATTAAATTTCCTAGCCATTTTAATGCCAGAAATAAAGCAAGCTCTTCCCTACTGGAAACAGAGAGCCTCTGGGAATGCGATTTGTCATGGCTGAACATTCTTGAGTTGTTCAGCTGTATTTTTGGAAGAAGAAATTTATATTGCTCTCCCTCTCTTCTGCAGGTTTAAAAAACGGGTCTTAATACAACACTTAGAGAGAATACTAGAGGAACTAGATTTCACCAGCCCACCCAACAGAGTTAATCATGTCAACAGCAGATAATGATGGACCGGCCAGAGCAATGCGGACCAGGAACGAGTTTGCTGTGCCACAGAAGAGTGCAAGAGGACGAGGCTGCTGCCCTCACCATCTCGGCAGTCAAGTGATTTTACTGTCACAGTCTGAGAAGAAGCAGTGGAGCTTTAACTTTAAGAGCCTGATTCGGCAGAAGCTGGGCTATAACCTTAAGGATTTGCTATGAAAGGTGTGGCTTTTTCCTGTGGAGGGTGCTCTTTGCTCAACAGGCGGAAGAAAATAACCAttgctgcccctcctgcaggtgATGAGAATTTACTCATTTGAACGCTGTCATTAGACATTTACGTGCTATAGGCAGCAGGTTGCACTAAAATGGGGCACTGTCAAATGCACACACTGTCTGCATCGTGGAGAGAGCCCGTGtgttcccaaaaaaaccctcccagAAACACCTGCACTGGTAAAATTGCATGTTGCCACCACAGAGACAAGGGTCTTGTTCCCAAGAACTGCTAGCCATGCCTTTAAACTTGAGATTCAGTGTAGATTGAGAGTAAAGAAACTGCTATTGTGTTAATGAAAGCTAAAGACAGCCCTGTGACTGTTACCACCTGATGGTCACTAAACAATCTACCTCAGACTCTCTTCTGTTTTGTCTGCAGACATTATGAAAGTGCACCTGAGGCTTCCCAGGTCCCCGACTTCAGTTCTCTTTCATCCTGTGAGGAGGACGGAGATTCTTCAGGTGGCCTTGGCACACGCTGTGCTTTGGAAGCACTAAAAGGAAACGCTTTTAAAAACGTGTATTTTAATGTTCATACAAAAGAGATTATTTTGAACAGTATTGTTACCAGATCACTAATTTGATATTTTAACTGTATAAATTTTTTGgaacatatgtatatataaaataaaccattttattaatttttaagaaGTGCTAATCTGAGGAGTCTGTAGCGGGCAGCACTGAGTTCCTCCAGTTGTCTGTTACCAGCAGACTAAGGATATTTTTGTAAAACCAGCTGAACCTGGTCTTTCACATCCTCAAACACAGCTTATGGTGTTAGCTGCAGACTGTATTTGtaccctggagcagctgcccaggtgtCACTCAGCTTGGCCTCTGGGGTGCACATTTTTACTCACTTTTGAGGGCCCTAAGTTCCAGTTTACCAAACCTTTGGTTACCTGAGCTGGTATCCTCTCCTCTGTTCCTCTTAACTATTTTGTCCAAAGGCAGTTCCATAGATGACAGAACGTACAAAGAAGACTGAAGCCacctgtatttaattttttttttctccttaaagcAGTACAGTACCAGTAATGTGCCAGTATGAAGTGGCTCTTGGGACGAGTGTGTATTTTCAGTTGTTTGCTCATAACCTCCTCTGATCCTTTAACAGCTTTCTTTAAAAGACAGGTTACAGTTGTGCTCGTGCTGACTTGTGCTCTTGGCCTAGTATTGGAAATATCCCAGGGATTCCAGTGGACTGGCCAGGCAGGGAAACAGATTCTCCTGGTGAGCCTGTACTTCTCTGTTCCTGCTGGTATTTTTAGTACAAACCAGCCTGTGAGACATCTTTTCCATCTGCTCTCAAGCAGTGGCCTTGGTTTCCTTGGAAGATGCAGTTTGACCATTGGAATGGCACCAGTGAAATCcaagaaggaaatgaaattcAAGCAGGAAATGAaatacagcagcagcaaatctCTGTCACAGTGGATGTGAATGAAGTGACATAGGAGAAGGCATTACTAAAATGTGCCCTGATTCTTAGAAGTAACTTTTATTCATCTGTGCAGATGAATAAAATTGAATATTTATTTGAAAACCCCACAAATACCTTGGAATGATACAAAGGAGGATTTACTCCTTCAGATTTCACATGGCAGCTGTTTGTCACTGTGATGGACATCCCATGCCAAGTGTTGGACTCTTCTAAGGGATTTTATTTACTGAGGGTCAGATATGCTGTGCATACCTCGTTGTAAAACAGCCTGCTTAAATGCATCAAGTTGCATGTAATGTGCTATTCTTGAAATAGTAGGTGATAAGAGGAGACAGATTTCTTCCATATAGTTAATGGCTGTTTTAGTTTTCATCACTGATTCCAGAGACACTCAGTTGATCACTGTGTGTCTGAGCAAGGGCCATATTTTTCACCAGTGACCTTGGCAGTGTGCAAATCTGCTCTTTGGTGGGATGCAGTTGGCTGCCAAatcagctgcagggagctggaaaCTTCCATGCACTCCTTTGGAATTTTGCACCTCAGAAGCTACAAAATATTCAAGTGCAAGCAGTGGGGATTTTCCCTGACCTCACCATTATTTTATCTGAATAGATTGAATTTGAGTTAGAATATTAAGCAGCAGAAACCATACAGTGAACTGGACATGAGTCTTCATAAGGAGGAAGGAAGATGTCTTCAGGGGTTGTCAGTGCagagatgaagaaaaaggaGCAACAGCAGCTAATGAGGAGCACACATAGCCCTGAATTCCACATGGAAATGTTTCATTTAGGAAGCAGCACAAGTGGTTTAAGAAGATTCTTAAAGGAGAGAATTCCTTGTgaccagagcccagtgctgGATGTGGGTGGGACATCCTTGGACAGGCAcagtccccagctctgctggcactgcagggacagccaggagagctgtgctgctgtcaggcCTGGCCTTTCCTGGgacagagcacagcccagcagcaagagctgtggcaccagggctgggacctgGGTGACACCTGAGCCGCTCGCAGGAGTGTCCCTCAGCAAGGGCTCAGGAGAGAGGATGGCTCCACTCATGCATCCTTGAATTGGAAGCCATTTGTGCTTTGCTCAAACTTATATTTTTGAGCTCTTGTTTATATAAGATTGAAATAATGTGGCACAGTTGAATGTTGGGAAGTAGGGAGGAAATatggctctgtgcttccagtacAGAGCACTGTAACAATCTGAACAAGTTTAGCATTTGCCTTCCTTGGGTTGGAAGGGTTGTGAGTTGCTTTGGAGCCTGGATACTGTGTGAGTTCTGCTGCATCTGAGGGTTTCCTGACCCTCTCTTAACTAGGCCTCCTCAGTGTatcttacatttattttttcccttgtagacatcatccctgcagctcccaggctggTCACTGTGGCAGGTGTCTGTTGggtgctgctgttcccagttttggggtgcagtgcatttatttcatttatgtGTATTCTTGCCCAGGTTTAACCAGCATCAGAGAGTGATTGTCATCTTCCAAAATAGCAGCTGCAGAGGCTGTTACTGTGCTGTGCTTGACTGTGCTGTGGTCAAGCAATTTTATGTCTCCTTTGCAggaaactgtaaaaaaaaaaccctcaaacctattttttgggttttttttttccatctggtAATTTTCTTCTTCTAAACTGCCTGGCTGACATGAAAGCAGCATAGGCTGTTGAGTTTCATTTCTTTTGGTCTGTTCTTTAGTATCTACTAAGAAACTTCTGATGGAAAAATACAAGGAATGCATTACCTAACAGGAACAAACGGTTAAAAAAACCTGTGAAGCTCAATTACAGTGTTTCACACCAGCAACATGGCAACGTCACACCTTTAGCAAATGGACTTGAGAGTGCTTGTCTTGAGAATGTGCAACCTAGTTAAGCAGAAAACAAGGCCAAAGACACTTGAGATCTGGCAGACAGGAGGTTTGGCAGAGATCTGGAGGAAGGATGTTAGTCACTGGAATTaaaaggagctgctgcttgcagGTCTGCAAAAACAAGTCGAAGTCTATCCTaagtggaaaaggaggaaacTGGAGAAGAAGAATGCCTTGGGATTTAGCAAAAATCTTCTGGCCTGCAGGAATTGTTAAGCTGTATTCTAAATCTGAATCTTGAGGTTATTTCAAGGATAATGGACTAAAAATGTTGAACTTTCCTGAAATTATCCATTTAGTTGAGCTGTAGCCTGGCTTGTTGTTTCATCCCTGAAAAACTGTTAGCTTGGCTTTGGCATTGGTGTTTTTCTTGTCTCAGTCTGTGATGTGGTGTTGTCTCTCGGTAGTGGCTAAAGCAGCGTGGCAGGGGAGCCCTGTGGTTGTCCATGGAGCTGGAAatgcagccaggggctgcaaAAGGCAGGTGCAGCTTGTGTGCTGTGGGAGGTGGTTCAGCTTCACCTCCTCCATGTCAGAACCTTCTTACAAAAGTGCACAAGATGCTtttcagggctgggagcacagatGTGATGCCTTGAGCAGCTGATTACTCAGAGTTCAAAGGATGGATGTGCCAAGGAAGGAGTTAAATTGTTGTACAGACTTGTGGTGAATGCTGGAGGATGTTTCCATAGGCAGTGGAAGAACTGAGCTGCACATGCCTTCAcccacacagctctgccaggaatGGGCACTGCTGGTACCATGTAAGGAAAATTGCCCttcaccaggagctgggaagtGCTCAAAGCAGCTGCATATTTCTTCAGATTTTGAGCTCAAGATGAAGCTCTCAAACAATTTATATTGAAGTCCAGAAGAATAGTTTGGCCTGGGAAAGGTGGTGGAATGAAAACCTCAGATGAGATTTTTTCTGGAGATCTGACTTTTTGAGAGCCTGGGGAAGTTTTATCTTCACATCTGCAGTGGGAATTGGATGGCTGTTTCCTAGTCCTGGACCATGTCCAGCTGCAGTGGAAGTAGCTGGATCCTTGGCACTTGTGTGTGCTTGCTGTCATCTCCATCACTGTCACTCCTCTAATGCAAACAGTCTTGCATAATGTCCCTTCAAATATCGGACACCTCTGGCAATTTGCTGAATCCCAGTGCTCCAGttgccactgctgagcagctgGTAGGAGGGACAGAGCTTTTTGGGGATGATCCCCATGGTGTGTGCTCATTTACAAAGTACTtagggcagagccctgcaggatgCTGAGCAGGAGGAGAGGGTTATAAAGCATTTTGGTAGTTGGCAGGGCAAAGCTCTTTTTGCATGGTCAGCCTGTTTCCTATCTTTTACTCCAGAGCAGGTGTATATTTTAAAGTTAAATtgtatttgtaaatatttaatGTGTAGAATATATCAGAGAGGTTTTGTAAAGGATGGAGTTGGGAGATCTCCCCCCTTGCTTCATCTTGCAGCTGTGACCATGTGCTCGTGCAGAGGTGGCCCTTGCAGAGAGggatgctgggctgtgctcagcttTTCCACAGGGAGGGACTGCTCTGGAACCACCCCAGGTCTTGGATCAGTGGCAGTAGGCAAATGGAGCTGATTTTTGCTGGGTTGTGGAAATGCCCTTGCTGTTCCTTgaggtggtggcagcagtgtgaGCAGTTCCTGCTGAGGAGGCTGTTGGGTACTGGGGGTttgagcagccacagctctgctcagggcacACTGCTCTGGTGGCTGCCTGATCCCTTGGCACTGGGTGTCTCAGGGATCAAGGGTGCTTTCCTAAGTaggacagaaataaaaatgagcCCTGTTCCCCAAGACTAgaaagtgattaaaaaaaaaggcattttgctGATTGCAGATGATTGTAATGCAGCTGTTCGACAGTGACATCCCAGCCATGGAAAAATAACATTGATTCTTTGAGCTGTTTTCCAGTCTGCACAGCATATTAAAACCCTTCATGCACAGCTGGCACATTTAACTTTGATTATGTTGTTGAAGTGACTGATCTGAGAGCAGCCTGGATCCCAGTTGCTTGCAGAATTTGAAAATAAGATTGTTCCAATTCATCTGCAGTTGGTTATTTTGGAAGAGAGACAAGCTATCTTGAGCACTTTTAGGGCTGCTAATTAAGGTCTTGTGGCTCTCCTCTGAGAGTGCCTTTAAAGATGGATGGAGGGACTTACCCAAGGTCATATAGTGTGTCACTAACAAAGATGATTATAAAATCTGTGCCCTAATTTGGTCTTGCACACTTGAATTACTTCCCTGGTGTGGAcatcccaccacaaaccaacTGGCTGCTGGGCTCTTGTGCATGTCAGTGGGCTCCTTTCTCCCTGTGCTCTCCCACCTGCCAGCTGGGTCTGGCATGGGAGCAGGGTGAGGTGGAGGCAGGACAGGCTCCCTGCACCACACAGAGGTGGCTGCCGTGGGTGCCATTTGGCTGCAAGTGTGCTTCTGGGGCTGGAAAAAAGCAGGAGCTTGGAAAGGAAGGTAGGAGGAGTGCAGAGAAGCTGCCCAAGCCTTTTGGCGCTTGTGGTGGTGCTGCCTCTTTGTTAGAGTTTGGCTTCTgacctgagctgctccagcaccttTTCCTTTCGCAGCTCGGTGGAAGAACATTTTGAAATTCCACTGGCATCgctgggctcagggctcctCCCTCTGCATGCACAGAACTTAGGAGCTGCTCTCCAGAATGATCATTAGTGGAAAAGGAGCCGGTGGGGGCCTCGGGAGCTCGGGAAGAGGCTGTTTGAAGTGTATCCCATCCGTCAAACCCTCCCTCGGGGTTTCTGTCAGAGAACAGGAGTGCCAGGAGCTGGATGTGGGCCGGGCGTGCTGGGGCTCGGTGAGCTGGGAGGGCTCTCACCGAGCTGCGGCTGCTGCGGCAGCGCCTGCGGCTCCAGCAGGTGAAACGGGGTCACAGCGACTCCTGGGAGCCGCCTGTGAGTCCCGCAGGAAAGGCAGCTCTGGTGAGTCACGGCCCCGGCTGCCATGGGAAATGGTTACTGGATAATAGGTTGAGCGATGGTGGTGGCTTTGCTTCACACATCAGGACCCTGAGGAGGCTCTGACCCCGTGGGGCAGCCAAAAGCTGTTTTTTGTCTGGGTTCCAGGTGGCCAAAGGTGAATTCCTGCACATGTAGATACAACAGGCCCTCCTTCCCAGGGTATGCCTGGCACCCTTGGACCTGGTGTACCCGCTGTTGTAGGGAGAAGGGGTTGTGAAGGTAAGGAGATGAAAAGGACAGCTCTTGCTATGATAGAAAGCAGAAAGAGGTTGAAAGCCT contains:
- the LOC102071836 gene encoding integrator complex subunit 6-like isoform X2, encoding MPILLFLIDTSASMNQRAYLGTSYLDIAKGAVEIFMKLRARDPASRGDRYMLVTFDEPPYCIKAGWKENHATFMNELKNLQASGLTTLGQALRSSFDLLNLNRLVSGIDNYGQGRNPFFLEPSILITITDGNKLTNTAGVQEELHLPLNSPLPGSELTKEPFRWDQRLFALVLRLPGAASAEPEQLGSVPTDESAITQMCEVTGGRSYCVRTQRMLNQCLESLVQKVQSGVVINFEKSGPDPAPIGEDGLVDSSRPINSFASQPWHSCHKLIYVRPNPKTGVPVGHWPIPESFWPDQNSPTLPPRTAHPVVRFSCVDCEPMVIDKLPFDKYELEPSPLTQYILERKSPHTCWQVFVSSSGKYSELGHPFGYLKASTTLTCVNLFVMPYNYPVLLPLLDDLFKVHKLKPNLKWRQAFDNYLKTMPPYYLLTKIESERIIGSVGKKVPQEIGIKVKNHSSGLSLVHSRDFKQLLQGITGESPLRLSEMNVKEFAGFHIGLLNKDLKPQAFRNAYDIPRRSLLDQLTRMRTNLLKTHRLILGQDEDCLHSVPVAQMGNYQEYLKMMPSPLREIDPDQPKRLHTFGNPFKQDKKGMMIDEADEFVAGPQNKIKRPGEPNTPASLKRRRSLSPLLRRPQAPPAVTNHVGGKGPPPAPGSPSYLSLKGVPASKDTSNNVVQDGNGEKKAENCQSMEKQIDGLPVQMAPVVPAAVREDEMLPNDLDSLPVEFNCLSEDGLDHKPGTNALVRGPVNYSVSGDDQKRAMESTSESVPNSFKITPTMLEGSNADIKIKVMKEVRKPGRNYEKIFSLLEEVQGPVEIQKYFIEFAIKEAARFKKRVLIQHLERILEELDFTSPPNRVNHVNSR